Genomic segment of Motacilla alba alba isolate MOTALB_02 chromosome 26, Motacilla_alba_V1.0_pri, whole genome shotgun sequence:
aCCAGAGCCCACAGGCAAACCTGAGCCCACAGCCAAACCTGAACCCACAGGCAAACCTGAGCCCACAGCCAAACCTGAACCCACAGCCAAACCAGAGCCCACAGCCAAACCTGAAACCACAGACAAACCAGAGCCCACAGCCAAACCTGAACCCACAGCCAAACCTGAACCCACAGGCAAACCTGAACCCACGGCCAAACCAGagcccacagccacagccaaaCCAGAGCCCACAGCCAAACCTGAGCCCACAGCCAAACCAGAGCCCACAGCTGAACCAGaacccacagccacagccaaaCCAGAGCCCACAGCCAAACCTGagcccacagccacagccaaaCCTGAACCTACAGCCAAACCTGAACCTACAGACAAACCAGAGCCCACAGCCAAACCAGAGCCCACAGCCAAACCTGAACCCACAGCACCAGTTCACACCACAGCTGAACCAGAACCCACACCAGCATCCACCGCAGCCAAACCAGCACCTACAACACCAGTACGCACCACAGCAAAACCTGAACCCTCACCAGTGTCTGCCACAGCCCAGTCTGAGCCCACAAAACCAGTGTCTACCACAGCCAAGCCAAAACCCACAGCCACACTCCCAACCACAGCCAAGCCCAaacccccagcacaggcaccctTCAGCACAGCCAAGCCAAAACCTGCCAGCACGCTCCCAACAACAACCCCAGCCAGggcaaaacccacaacaccagCAGCCAGTACAGCCAAGCCAAAGGCCACCACAGCTATGGCCAAGCCAATACCCACCACACCAAAACCCACCCTGACAACCACTGCCACTGAACCAACAACCACCACTAGAACCAAGATGACGCCCACCCCCCTGAAACCCACCACAACAAATACTACCACCAAACCAACACCCTCCACACCAAACCCCATCACAACCACGCCCACAGCCAAGGCAAAACCAACCACAACTATGGCCAAGCCAACACCCACTCcaccaaaatccaccccaaCTGTAGCTAAGCCAAAACTTGCTACAGCTGCAGCCAAACCAACACCCACCGTCCCAACATCTACCACCACTACAGCCAAGCCAACACCTGGTGCTACAACACGAGCACCTGCCACAACAGCAAAGACACAACTGAAAACTGCCGCAACCACAAAGCCAGAACCAGAAAGACCTGATCCTACTGAGGCAACCAAGATCACTCTTTCCTTTGAGCCCACCTTAGACCCAGATTATAAAGTATCTCCAGAGGCAGACACTGGAGAGCCTCTTAGCTCCTTTACTACAGAGGATCCAGCCTTATTAGAAAGCATGGGCACAGCCTTCAGCCCCAGACCAGTCCCAGAAATAAAGAAAGGTGTCAAAGAGCACGGGAAAGAGAAATCAGCCTTTCCCAGTCCATCTCCATCCCTCAGCCTAGGTGTTCCAGAGATGAAGCTAGGTTCCAATAGAGCTGAGCTCATAACCCCCTCCAAGTCAGTGCTCCTCAGCCCTGAAGAGCCCACGTTCTTGCGCTTAACATCATCCTCCAAAGACAAAAAAGGGCCGAGCCCCCATTTCCAGACCTCCCTCTCAGGTAAGGCAACCGTGGAGTTTGTCCTGGCATGGACACTCGGACATTCAGGGATCCCCAAGCAGCATGGAGAGGGCTTGGGAGGAGCAGTGTCAGACTGGTCCTTTGGATCCTCCTCTTGTATGTGGCACCAAGCCTCTTCCTCACTCTCTGCTCTAACCCTGATTGGATGTCTTGTCCCTGCAGCATGGTCCCATTCACAGCCTGCTCCCACTAACGCACAGCTTCCCTGGACCAGAGCTCCGCTGCCTCGTGGAGCCTTGGGGCACGTCATGGTACACCTGCATGAATGGGAGCTTCTCTTCTACCAGATCTTCCCCTCTAACTccacattttcctctcttcttccagCAGGTGCCCTGGACACAGAAGAACAGGAGACAAACTCGGACCAGACAAGTGTGGATCTGCCCAAAGGAGGAGCCCCCAGTACCTGCTTGGGCCTTTcgctcttcctcctccccagtgCCATCCTGGTGGGCCTTCTGCTCTGAAGGGTCTtcctcagctgtccctgcaccCCTCAGCAAGGCTTTTGTCAGCGCTGGTTGttccacagccctgggaggctCAGGAGGCTCCTTGGACAATTCACAGCTCCCTCCTTACGCTGccttctctgctgcagccccggccaGCCAAGGGCACTTTGGGAACTTTGTCCCCTTCCTGAGGAGACCTGAGGGCAGGAGGGTGTTTGCCATAATGCTGGTGACCTTGGatgcttctcctttttcctggcTTCTGTTCCATTTCCAGGCTGGAAGTGTTGAGCTCTCCCACCCATCTGCCCGTGTGGCTGGCAGGCCCTGCCACAGCCTGACcccggggacagcagggtgACTTGGGGACAATGAGACATGGTGGTTGGCTTTGGTGTTTGTAGATGAGACACGGTGGTTGgctttgatgtttttttccagcagaaatgctcttttcctttcccaatgTGTCTGTCGCAATTTTGGACAAGTTTTACCTCTTTCCCTTCTTGTCCAGATAGAATGGCTTTTTTGAGGATTTCTGTTTCCTCCTGGTTCTGGTGGAGCTCTGGCCAGTACTGCCCAGCtgttctcccctctcctcccaagCCCCAGATTTATTTTACGCGTGTGCCTGCACCTTTGTGCATGCACAGAAGAGAAACCTTCCGAGCTGAGAGAGGccaccagctccttcctgtAGCTTTTCCCTGCATGGCTTCATTCTTTGCATCATTTCAGTGTATTTGAATTTAGATACAGATTCCTCTTGACATgtaacttgtgtgtgtgtggtcaAGGAGAACAAGACCCCACTTGTGTTGGTACGATCTGAGCTCCAGAGGTACAAGTGACATTGTTAGAGGTTATTGGTGGCTCCTGGGCCTGTTGCAGGACTACTGGCACTGTCTGGGCCACTGTGTTTTGTTACCCCACGTCTGTCCTTCCTTCACCTGAGGATTCCCAGTCAGGTGTGTTGAATGTGTGCCAAGCTTTGCAGACAGGTGGAAGGAAGATAACAGGGAGATACAGCTCCTTCTCTGGTCGCTGCAACCTTTTGTTTCTTACAGATGAGGTGGAGGATGACCTGCAGGCCATTATTCAGATcctccactgctgctctgtcctgtgCATCCCCAGAGCATGCACTGAATAAATCCTGTTGTGAAAGTCTGTTCACTCTCTCTCTGGGGGATCTGGACACCTGGGAGCTACTTGCTATTAAAATGCTCTTAATTATGTGCTTACATAGAACTGCTAAAAGACAACATGACTTCTGTGAGTCCTGAAGGGGTTTTTTGGCTTTCCGAAAGCATCCATGTGCTGCCTTTTGTAAGGGTGTAACTTAATGTTTTTAAACCTTTGTTAAAGCAGCAGGAGGCCATGGGGATAGAGGATGACGTAGGGAATTTTTCTTGAGCATCCAGCTGAGTGTAAAGTAAAAATGTGTCCCCACCAGGAATTCTTGGGCAAgggaagcaagagaaaaagatctcagagcaaaaaaaaagaaataaaaactatggTTGGAGCACATCTGGTTCCCTGTTTTAGGAAGCCCAGC
This window contains:
- the LOC119711781 gene encoding peptidase inhibitor 16-like isoform X1 translates to MLSSGLPPVLLVLSVLELSWCLSDEEKKIILDEHNKYRSQVSPPAKAMMKMTWDKELEALAQSYAEKCIWDHNKERGRRGENLFAMAPTLELEFAVEDWNGEEKFYNFTTSTCVPGQMCGHYTQVVWSNTHQIGCGAHFCEKIDGIETENMHLLVCNYYPPGNMRGKKPYMEGPSCEMCPMDTVCVNNLCELVVEETTPASVTTKARPSTPATAKPEPTDKPETTAKPEPTAKPEPTAKPEPTAKPEPTAKPEPTAKPEPTAKPEPTAPVHTTAEPEPTPASTAAKPAPTTPVRTTAKPEPSPVSATAQSEPTKPVSTTAKPKPTATLPTTAKPKPPAQAPFSTAKPKPASTLPTTTPARAKPTTPAASTAKPKATTAMAKPIPTTPKPTLTTTATEPTTTTRTKMTPTPLKPTTTNTTTKPTPSTPNPITTTPTAKAKPTTTMAKPTPTPPKSTPTVAKPKLATAAAKPTPTVPTSTTTTAKPTPGATTRAPATTAKTQLKTAATTKPEPERPDPTEATKITLSFEPTLDPDYKVSPEADTGEPLSSFTTEDPALLESMGTAFSPRPVPEIKKGVKEHGKEKSAFPSPSPSLSLGVPEMKLGSNRAELITPSKSVLLSPEEPTFLRLTSSSKDKKGPSPHFQTSLSAGALDTEEQETNSDQTSVDLPKGGAPSTCLGLSLFLLPSAILVGLLL